One genomic region from Anopheles coustani unplaced genomic scaffold, idAnoCousDA_361_x.2 scaffold_12_ctg1, whole genome shotgun sequence encodes:
- the LOC131271232 gene encoding uncharacterized protein LOC131271232 gives MCNRTLIAELLLVIALATCVLGASGSCSWRASSSWFGGEICVLQKVYDDCQETADFSECLKQKALSSISRAIDLDSIQLVDGVSLLKQKTPVAEDNVSVIPGLSDARSMEGLSGTDKALVQKIDKFLKSHTISFDLSEARGSGNKKNGSRYVIAALLTAMGIAGPIGLKTLGAIAFKALVISKVALTIASIMALKKIFKADHHEETSFQVHTGHDNRRATYFVRPVRANDPYRYYYEQPAH, from the exons ATGTGCAACCGAACGCTGATTGCGGAGCTGCTGCTCGTGATCGCCTTGGCGACGTGTGTCCTAGGTGCTTCCGGTAGCTGCTCGTGGCgcgccagcagcagctggtTCGGAGGAGAAATTTGTGTCTTGCAGAAAGTCTACGACGATTGCCAAGAAACAGCCGACTTCTCTGAGTGCCTCAAGCAGAAGGCCCTGTCTTCCATTTCCCGAGCCATTGATTTG GATTCAATCCAACTGGTCGATGGAGTATCGCTCCTGAAGCAGAAAACTCCGGTTGCCGAGGACAATGTGAGCGTCATCCCCGGATTATCGGATGCCCGATCGATGGAAGGCCTCAGCGGAACGGATAAGGCGCTGGTTCAGAAGATCGACAAATTCCTCAAGAGCCACACCATCAGCTTCGATCTTTCCGAAGCGCGCGGAAGTGGTAACAAGAAGAACGGCAGCCGCTATGTCATTGCTGCACTTCTGACGGCCATGGGCATTGCTGGACCGATCGGTTTGAAGACGCTCGGTGCCATCGCATTCAAAGCTCTGGTTATTAGCAAGGTAGCGCTGACCATTGCCAGCATCATGGCCCTGAAGAAGATCTTCAAAGCCGACCACCACGAGGAAACCAGCTTCCAGGTGCACACCGGTCACGACAACCGTCGGGCAACGTACTTCGTGCGTCCAGTGCGAGCCAACGATCCATACCGGTACTACTACGAACAACCTGCTCACTAA